A single Oncorhynchus nerka isolate Pitt River linkage group LG10, Oner_Uvic_2.0, whole genome shotgun sequence DNA region contains:
- the stk36 gene encoding serine/threonine-protein kinase 36 isoform X3, whose protein sequence is MDLYHVLEMIGEGSFGRVYKGRKKFSGQVVALKFIPKVGRSEKELRNLKREIDIMRGLEHPNIVLLLDSFETEREVVVVTEYAEGELFQILEDDGNLPESQVRDIACQLVSALYYLHSHRILHRDMKPQNILLGKGGVVKLCDFGFARAMSVSTLVLTSIKGTPLYMSPELVEEKPYDHTADLWSLGCILYELHTGAPPFYTNSIFQLVQLIVRDPVKWPDTMSQTCMTFLKGLLTKDPQKRLSWPHLLKHPFVADGVLVLSDPVVSSPLTVAASPDLQVLKLQQAVQKAAPHGGEGRLLHKAREQRDKRNRQVGNGNGKTESSSRALSRTAPVVKPLSSDSLVAPSDGLDQDLSQLTANLSLTPKQSAIEISTNRGQISRDYEQEFPSVEVGPRQALRRPETQERGQARTSLSAVRLHSQDVDSDEEWERLIQQTSVSSGQTIQIIPRLKEKLLTSKTLLLDGILEGACQIRQPLKVLSNLILTSDSEDSHRLRQEVGLPNFLFNLVQDIVENPVVVKQPWSVTVLGEVIVLLLNYWEKHRDWQQAENRLEDYAMPFFKILLRPDPNPLAPLAAAILAIFSQCGVSVVVSMDRITTQLNKLLSDSDEPRVPLPSGWGFCDGFLSLVLHTLIEHESPPHSASLDPSILRLLWVKVGTSLEKTSARTKFCSSNGLYVFLSLALFVLTRDPYCCVPLFSDSDTNCILTLGHLLTTDCVSRPSDETHGQLWGCDSSVNSLSVLSCHLLCFPFALDLSSETMDRLLQLYHSAGIVSGLLQVIQSVPPSLLELPLSLLCRLLLCDPGRSVPCFTAAARAQGFFSQPSSDPKEDRRDQAPASRVRDQAGHPVSVSRTASSLLSDLLKPESEALWGSAVELFTLLSQVARCSPRSRPSTPHIYLDPAPLHQALAHPDDRVRAAACSLLGNLDPFTPHTPPSTSDPQWTRLQPAILRDIIGCLHDPSTSVRRMACKAVGNWLGLIGKAEFRTRRANVRENSSAPITARDRKKGKSDKTVSSQSLVGDGGDSSTTLKQQVADQGGGRGWVAEANWATTELLSLIADPDALTRRHCCAALGNMAAVEGGVASLLEGDVPLLLLQAACTDSQHTVQQAAVATLSLYSQQDALRQALLSLDAREKLRQASQHVAPPQCDYCQIIKLL, encoded by the exons ATGGACTTGTATCACGTTTTGGAGATGATAGGAGAGGGCTCGTTTGGACGAGTGTATAAAGGACGTAAAAAGTTCAGTGGCCAA GTCGTGGCACTTAAGTTTATCCCCAAGGTGGGCCGTTCTGAGAAGGAGCTGCGCAATCTCAAAAGGGAAATTGACATCATGAGGGGACTTGAACATCCGAACATTGTcctgctcttagacagctttGAGACCGAAAGAGAG GTTGTTGTTGTGACAGAGTATGCAGAGGGAGAGTTGTTCCAGATCCTTGAAGATGATGGTAACTTACCAGAGAGCCAG GTCCGTGATATTGCATGCCAGCTGGTCTCTGCCTTGTATTATTTGCATTCCCATCGGATTCTCCACCGTGACATGAAACCACAGAACATTCTGCTGGGTAAAGGAGGGGTGGTGAAGCTGTGTGATTTTGG ATTTGCTAGAGCAATGAGTGTGTCCACCCTGGTCCTGACCTCTATCAAGGGGACGCCCCTCTACATGTCCCCAGAACTGGTAGAGGAGAAGCCCTACGACCACACAGCTGACCTCTGGTCTCTGGGCTGCATCCTCTATGAGCTCCACACGGGGGCGCCACCCTTCTACACCAACTCCATCTTTCAGCTGGTCCAGCTCATAGTCAGAGACCCGGTCAAGTGGCCGGACACCATGAGCCAGACCTGCATG ACTTTCCTGAAAGGTTTGTTGACCAAAGACCCACAGAAGAGGTTGTCATGGCCACACCTCCTAAAACACCCATTTGTTGCTGATGGAGTTCTAG TTCTCTCAGACCCCGTTGTGTCCAGCCCGCTAACAGTGGCCGCCAGCCCAGACCTGCAGGTGCTGAAACTCCAGCAGGCAGTACAAAAAGCAGCACCACAtggtggagaggggaggttaCTGCACAAGGCCAGGGAACAGAGGGAcaagaggaacagacag GTGGGAAACGGAAACGGAAAAACTGAATCATCTAGTCGGGCACTTTCAAGGACAGCCCCTGTAGTGAAGCCCCTGTCCAGTGACAGCCTGGTGGCTCCCTCAGATGGTTTGGATCAAGATCTGTCACAATTAACCGCCAATCTGAGCCTTACCCCAAAACAGTCTGCCATTGAGATTTCCACTAACAG GGGTCAGATCAGCCGGGACTACGAACAGGAGTTCCCCTCTGTGGAGGTTGGCCCCCGACAGGCCCTGAGGCGACCTGAGACTCAGGAGCGGGGCCAGGCCAGGACCAGCCTGAGTGCTGTGAGGCTCCACAGCCAG GATGttgacagtgatgaggagtgGGAGAGGTTGATCCAGCAGACCTCCGTTTCCAGCGGCCAAACCATACAAATCATACCTCGATTGAAAGAGAAGTTGCTGACATCCAAAACCCTG CTATTGGATGGTATCCTGGAGGGGGCATGTCAGATCCGTCAGCCACTGAAGGTCCTGTCCAACCTGATCTTGACCTCCGACTCAGAGGACTCCCATCGACTTAGACAGGAAGTTGGACTACCTAATTTCCTGTTCAACCTAGTCCAGGATATTGTGGAGAATCCAGTGGTCGTTAAG CAACCATGGAGTGTGACAGTACTGGGGGAAGTTATTGTTCTACTCTTGAACTATTGGGAGAAGCACCGTGACTGGCAACAAGCAGAGAACAG ACTGGAAGATTACGCCATGCCCTTTTTCAAGATTCTTCTTCGGCCTGACCCTAACCCATTGGCA CCTCTGGCTGCAGCCATTCTGGCCATATTCAGCCAGTGTGGAGTCTCTGTGGTTGTTAGCATGGACAGGATCACTACCCAGCTCAACAAGCTTCTCTCAGACTCCGATGAG CCACGCGTCCCGTTACCATCAGGCTGGGGGTTCTGTGATGGCTTCTTGTCATTGGTTCTCCACACCCTAATTGAG CATGAAAGTCCTCCACACTCTGCTTCTTTGGATCCAAGCATTCTGCGCCTCCTGTGGGTGAAAGTTGGTACTTCACTGGAGAAAACATCAGCCAGAACAAAGTTCTGCTCCTCAAATG GACTGTATGTGTTCCTGTCCCTCGCCCTTTTTGTCCTTACCAGGGACCCGTACTGCTGTGTTCCCCTGTTCTCAGACAGCGACACAAACTGCATACTCACCCTGGGCCACCTGCTCACCACTGATTG TGTTTCCAGGCCGTCTGACGAGACTCACGGCCAGCTTTGGGGTTGTGACTCCAGTGTGAACAGCCTATCGGTGTTGAGCTGCCACCTGCTGTGTTTCCCCTTTGCCCTGGACCTGTCCTCAGAGACCATGGACAGACTACTCCAGCTGTACCACAGCGCTGGCATTGTCTCTGGCCTGCTGCAG GTTATCCAGTccgttcctccatctctcctggaactgcctctctctctgctatgtCGCCTACTGCTGTGTGACCCCGGCCGCTCTGTCCCCTGCTTCACAGCCGCCGCCAGGGCCCAAGGCTTCTTCTCTCAACCCAGCAGTGACCCCAAGGAGGATAGAAGAGACCAGGCCCCAGCCTCCAGGGTCAGGGACCAGGCTGGGCACCCAGTGTCTGTATCTAGGACTGCCAGCTCCCTTCTCTCTGACCTGCTAAAGCCTGAAAGTGAAGCCCTGTGGGGGTCGGCCGTAGAGCTCTTCACCCTACTATCCCAGGTTGCCCGCTGCTCCCCCAGGTCCCGACCCTCCACCCCTCATATCTACCTGGATCCTGCTCCCCTGCACCAGGCCCTGGCTCACCCAGACGACAGGGTCAGAGCTGCTGCCTGTAGCCTGCTAGGTAACCTGGACCCGTTTACACCTCATACTCCTCCCTCCACCAGTGACCCACAATGGACCCGGCTGCAACCCGCCATCCTCAGAGACATAATTGGCTGTCTCCACGACCCCTCCACGTCTGTACGGAGGATGGCCTGCAAGGCCGTGGGCAATTGGCTGGGGCTTATTGGAAAGGCAGAGTTTAGAACACGGCGAGCCaatgtgagagagaacagtagtgCCCCTATTACTGCCCGGGACAGGAAGAAGGGCAAGTCAGACAAGACTGTGTCCTCCCAGTCCCTGGTAGGAGACGGAGGAGACTCATCCACAACActcaaacagcaagtagcagACCAGGGGGGTGGGCGTGGATGGGTCGCGGAAGCCAATTGGGCAACAACTGAGCTACTCTCCCTCATAGCGGACCCTGATGCCCTGACGCGCCGCCACTGCTGCGCTGCCCTGGGCAACATGGCTGCTGTGGAAGGGGGTGTGGCCTCACTGCTGGAGGGAGACGTGCCCCTTCTCCTCCTACAGGCCGCCTGTACCGACTCCCAGCATACAGTCCAACAAGCGGCTGTCGCTACCCTGAGCTTATACAGCCAACAGGATGCACTACGACAG GCTCTGCTGTCCCTTGATGCACGTGAGAAACTTCGTCAGGCTTCACAGCATGTCGCACCTCCACAGTGTGACTACTGTCAGATCATCAAGCTGCTATGA
- the stk36 gene encoding serine/threonine-protein kinase 36 isoform X2, with translation MDLYHVLEMIGEGSFGRVYKGRKKFSGQVVALKFIPKVGRSEKELRNLKREIDIMRGLEHPNIVLLLDSFETEREVVVVTEYAEGELFQILEDDGNLPESQVRDIACQLVSALYYLHSHRILHRDMKPQNILLGKGGVVKLCDFGFARAMSVSTLVLTSIKGTPLYMSPELVEEKPYDHTADLWSLGCILYELHTGAPPFYTNSIFQLVQLIVRDPVKWPDTMSQTCMTFLKGLLTKDPQKRLSWPHLLKHPFVADGVLVLSDPVVSSPLTVAASPDLQVLKLQQAVQKAAPHGGEGRLLHKAREQRDKRNRQVGNGNGKTESSSRALSRTAPVVKPLSSDSLVAPSDGLDQDLSQLTANLSLTPKQSAIEISTNSRGQISRDYEQEFPSVEVGPRQALRRPETQERGQARTSLSAVRLHSQDVDSDEEWERLIQQTSVSSGQTIQIIPRLKEKLLTSKTLLLDGILEGACQIRQPLKVLSNLILTSDSEDSHRLRQEVGLPNFLFNLVQDIVENPVVVKQPWSVTVLGEVIVLLLNYWEKHRDWQQAENRLEDYAMPFFKILLRPDPNPLAPLAAAILAIFSQCGVSVVVSMDRITTQLNKLLSDSDEPRVPLPSGWGFCDGFLSLVLHTLIEHESPPHSASLDPSILRLLWVKVGTSLEKTSARTKFCSSNGLYVFLSLALFVLTRDPYCCVPLFSDSDTNCILTLGHLLTTDCVSRPSDETHGQLWGCDSSVNSLSVLSCHLLCFPFALDLSSETMDRLLQLYHSAGIVSGLLQVIQSVPPSLLELPLSLLCRLLLCDPGRSVPCFTAAARAQGFFSQPSSDPKEDRRDQAPASRVRDQAGHPVSVSRTASSLLSDLLKPESEALWGSAVELFTLLSQVARCSPRSRPSTPHIYLDPAPLHQALAHPDDRVRAAACSLLGNLDPFTPHTPPSTSDPQWTRLQPAILRDIIGCLHDPSTSVRRMACKAVGNWLGLIGKAEFRTRRANVRENSSAPITARDRKKGKSDKTVSSQSLVGDGGDSSTTLKQQVADQGGGRGWVAEANWATTELLSLIADPDALTRRHCCAALGNMAAVEGGVASLLEGDVPLLLLQAACTDSQHTVQQAAVATLSLYSQQDALRQALLSLDAREKLRQASQHVAPPQCDYCQIIKLL, from the exons ATGGACTTGTATCACGTTTTGGAGATGATAGGAGAGGGCTCGTTTGGACGAGTGTATAAAGGACGTAAAAAGTTCAGTGGCCAA GTCGTGGCACTTAAGTTTATCCCCAAGGTGGGCCGTTCTGAGAAGGAGCTGCGCAATCTCAAAAGGGAAATTGACATCATGAGGGGACTTGAACATCCGAACATTGTcctgctcttagacagctttGAGACCGAAAGAGAG GTTGTTGTTGTGACAGAGTATGCAGAGGGAGAGTTGTTCCAGATCCTTGAAGATGATGGTAACTTACCAGAGAGCCAG GTCCGTGATATTGCATGCCAGCTGGTCTCTGCCTTGTATTATTTGCATTCCCATCGGATTCTCCACCGTGACATGAAACCACAGAACATTCTGCTGGGTAAAGGAGGGGTGGTGAAGCTGTGTGATTTTGG ATTTGCTAGAGCAATGAGTGTGTCCACCCTGGTCCTGACCTCTATCAAGGGGACGCCCCTCTACATGTCCCCAGAACTGGTAGAGGAGAAGCCCTACGACCACACAGCTGACCTCTGGTCTCTGGGCTGCATCCTCTATGAGCTCCACACGGGGGCGCCACCCTTCTACACCAACTCCATCTTTCAGCTGGTCCAGCTCATAGTCAGAGACCCGGTCAAGTGGCCGGACACCATGAGCCAGACCTGCATG ACTTTCCTGAAAGGTTTGTTGACCAAAGACCCACAGAAGAGGTTGTCATGGCCACACCTCCTAAAACACCCATTTGTTGCTGATGGAGTTCTAG TTCTCTCAGACCCCGTTGTGTCCAGCCCGCTAACAGTGGCCGCCAGCCCAGACCTGCAGGTGCTGAAACTCCAGCAGGCAGTACAAAAAGCAGCACCACAtggtggagaggggaggttaCTGCACAAGGCCAGGGAACAGAGGGAcaagaggaacagacag GTGGGAAACGGAAACGGAAAAACTGAATCATCTAGTCGGGCACTTTCAAGGACAGCCCCTGTAGTGAAGCCCCTGTCCAGTGACAGCCTGGTGGCTCCCTCAGATGGTTTGGATCAAGATCTGTCACAATTAACCGCCAATCTGAGCCTTACCCCAAAACAGTCTGCCATTGAGATTTCCACTAACAG CAGGGGTCAGATCAGCCGGGACTACGAACAGGAGTTCCCCTCTGTGGAGGTTGGCCCCCGACAGGCCCTGAGGCGACCTGAGACTCAGGAGCGGGGCCAGGCCAGGACCAGCCTGAGTGCTGTGAGGCTCCACAGCCAG GATGttgacagtgatgaggagtgGGAGAGGTTGATCCAGCAGACCTCCGTTTCCAGCGGCCAAACCATACAAATCATACCTCGATTGAAAGAGAAGTTGCTGACATCCAAAACCCTG CTATTGGATGGTATCCTGGAGGGGGCATGTCAGATCCGTCAGCCACTGAAGGTCCTGTCCAACCTGATCTTGACCTCCGACTCAGAGGACTCCCATCGACTTAGACAGGAAGTTGGACTACCTAATTTCCTGTTCAACCTAGTCCAGGATATTGTGGAGAATCCAGTGGTCGTTAAG CAACCATGGAGTGTGACAGTACTGGGGGAAGTTATTGTTCTACTCTTGAACTATTGGGAGAAGCACCGTGACTGGCAACAAGCAGAGAACAG ACTGGAAGATTACGCCATGCCCTTTTTCAAGATTCTTCTTCGGCCTGACCCTAACCCATTGGCA CCTCTGGCTGCAGCCATTCTGGCCATATTCAGCCAGTGTGGAGTCTCTGTGGTTGTTAGCATGGACAGGATCACTACCCAGCTCAACAAGCTTCTCTCAGACTCCGATGAG CCACGCGTCCCGTTACCATCAGGCTGGGGGTTCTGTGATGGCTTCTTGTCATTGGTTCTCCACACCCTAATTGAG CATGAAAGTCCTCCACACTCTGCTTCTTTGGATCCAAGCATTCTGCGCCTCCTGTGGGTGAAAGTTGGTACTTCACTGGAGAAAACATCAGCCAGAACAAAGTTCTGCTCCTCAAATG GACTGTATGTGTTCCTGTCCCTCGCCCTTTTTGTCCTTACCAGGGACCCGTACTGCTGTGTTCCCCTGTTCTCAGACAGCGACACAAACTGCATACTCACCCTGGGCCACCTGCTCACCACTGATTG TGTTTCCAGGCCGTCTGACGAGACTCACGGCCAGCTTTGGGGTTGTGACTCCAGTGTGAACAGCCTATCGGTGTTGAGCTGCCACCTGCTGTGTTTCCCCTTTGCCCTGGACCTGTCCTCAGAGACCATGGACAGACTACTCCAGCTGTACCACAGCGCTGGCATTGTCTCTGGCCTGCTGCAG GTTATCCAGTccgttcctccatctctcctggaactgcctctctctctgctatgtCGCCTACTGCTGTGTGACCCCGGCCGCTCTGTCCCCTGCTTCACAGCCGCCGCCAGGGCCCAAGGCTTCTTCTCTCAACCCAGCAGTGACCCCAAGGAGGATAGAAGAGACCAGGCCCCAGCCTCCAGGGTCAGGGACCAGGCTGGGCACCCAGTGTCTGTATCTAGGACTGCCAGCTCCCTTCTCTCTGACCTGCTAAAGCCTGAAAGTGAAGCCCTGTGGGGGTCGGCCGTAGAGCTCTTCACCCTACTATCCCAGGTTGCCCGCTGCTCCCCCAGGTCCCGACCCTCCACCCCTCATATCTACCTGGATCCTGCTCCCCTGCACCAGGCCCTGGCTCACCCAGACGACAGGGTCAGAGCTGCTGCCTGTAGCCTGCTAGGTAACCTGGACCCGTTTACACCTCATACTCCTCCCTCCACCAGTGACCCACAATGGACCCGGCTGCAACCCGCCATCCTCAGAGACATAATTGGCTGTCTCCACGACCCCTCCACGTCTGTACGGAGGATGGCCTGCAAGGCCGTGGGCAATTGGCTGGGGCTTATTGGAAAGGCAGAGTTTAGAACACGGCGAGCCaatgtgagagagaacagtagtgCCCCTATTACTGCCCGGGACAGGAAGAAGGGCAAGTCAGACAAGACTGTGTCCTCCCAGTCCCTGGTAGGAGACGGAGGAGACTCATCCACAACActcaaacagcaagtagcagACCAGGGGGGTGGGCGTGGATGGGTCGCGGAAGCCAATTGGGCAACAACTGAGCTACTCTCCCTCATAGCGGACCCTGATGCCCTGACGCGCCGCCACTGCTGCGCTGCCCTGGGCAACATGGCTGCTGTGGAAGGGGGTGTGGCCTCACTGCTGGAGGGAGACGTGCCCCTTCTCCTCCTACAGGCCGCCTGTACCGACTCCCAGCATACAGTCCAACAAGCGGCTGTCGCTACCCTGAGCTTATACAGCCAACAGGATGCACTACGACAG GCTCTGCTGTCCCTTGATGCACGTGAGAAACTTCGTCAGGCTTCACAGCATGTCGCACCTCCACAGTGTGACTACTGTCAGATCATCAAGCTGCTATGA
- the stk36 gene encoding serine/threonine-protein kinase 36 isoform X4, which yields MDLYHVLEMIGEGSFGRVYKGRKKFSGQVVALKFIPKVGRSEKELRNLKREIDIMRGLEHPNIVLLLDSFETEREVVVVTEYAEGELFQILEDDGNLPESQVRDIACQLVSALYYLHSHRILHRDMKPQNILLGKGGVVKLCDFGFARAMSVSTLVLTSIKGTPLYMSPELVEEKPYDHTADLWSLGCILYELHTGAPPFYTNSIFQLVQLIVRDPVKWPDTMSQTCMTFLKGLLTKDPQKRLSWPHLLKHPFVADGVLVLSDPVVSSPLTVAASPDLQVLKLQQAVQKAAPHGGEGRLLHKAREQRDKRNRQVGNGNGKTESSSRALSRTAPVVKPLSSDSLVAPSDGLDQDLSQLTANLSLTPKQSAIEISTNRGFPRVPSRGQISRDYEQEFPSVEVGPRQALRRPETQERGQARTSLSAVRLHSQDVDSDEEWERLIQQTSVSSGQTIQIIPRLKEKLLTSKTLLLDGILEGACQIRQPLKVLSNLILTSDSEDSHRLRQEVGLPNFLFNLVQDIVENPVVVKQPWSVTVLGEVIVLLLNYWEKHRDWQQAENRLEDYAMPFFKILLRPDPNPLAPLAAAILAIFSQCGVSVVVSMDRITTQLNKLLSDSDEHESPPHSASLDPSILRLLWVKVGTSLEKTSARTKFCSSNGLYVFLSLALFVLTRDPYCCVPLFSDSDTNCILTLGHLLTTDCVSRPSDETHGQLWGCDSSVNSLSVLSCHLLCFPFALDLSSETMDRLLQLYHSAGIVSGLLQVIQSVPPSLLELPLSLLCRLLLCDPGRSVPCFTAAARAQGFFSQPSSDPKEDRRDQAPASRVRDQAGHPVSVSRTASSLLSDLLKPESEALWGSAVELFTLLSQVARCSPRSRPSTPHIYLDPAPLHQALAHPDDRVRAAACSLLGNLDPFTPHTPPSTSDPQWTRLQPAILRDIIGCLHDPSTSVRRMACKAVGNWLGLIGKAEFRTRRANVRENSSAPITARDRKKGKSDKTVSSQSLVGDGGDSSTTLKQQVADQGGGRGWVAEANWATTELLSLIADPDALTRRHCCAALGNMAAVEGGVASLLEGDVPLLLLQAACTDSQHTVQQAAVATLSLYSQQDALRQALLSLDAREKLRQASQHVAPPQCDYCQIIKLL from the exons ATGGACTTGTATCACGTTTTGGAGATGATAGGAGAGGGCTCGTTTGGACGAGTGTATAAAGGACGTAAAAAGTTCAGTGGCCAA GTCGTGGCACTTAAGTTTATCCCCAAGGTGGGCCGTTCTGAGAAGGAGCTGCGCAATCTCAAAAGGGAAATTGACATCATGAGGGGACTTGAACATCCGAACATTGTcctgctcttagacagctttGAGACCGAAAGAGAG GTTGTTGTTGTGACAGAGTATGCAGAGGGAGAGTTGTTCCAGATCCTTGAAGATGATGGTAACTTACCAGAGAGCCAG GTCCGTGATATTGCATGCCAGCTGGTCTCTGCCTTGTATTATTTGCATTCCCATCGGATTCTCCACCGTGACATGAAACCACAGAACATTCTGCTGGGTAAAGGAGGGGTGGTGAAGCTGTGTGATTTTGG ATTTGCTAGAGCAATGAGTGTGTCCACCCTGGTCCTGACCTCTATCAAGGGGACGCCCCTCTACATGTCCCCAGAACTGGTAGAGGAGAAGCCCTACGACCACACAGCTGACCTCTGGTCTCTGGGCTGCATCCTCTATGAGCTCCACACGGGGGCGCCACCCTTCTACACCAACTCCATCTTTCAGCTGGTCCAGCTCATAGTCAGAGACCCGGTCAAGTGGCCGGACACCATGAGCCAGACCTGCATG ACTTTCCTGAAAGGTTTGTTGACCAAAGACCCACAGAAGAGGTTGTCATGGCCACACCTCCTAAAACACCCATTTGTTGCTGATGGAGTTCTAG TTCTCTCAGACCCCGTTGTGTCCAGCCCGCTAACAGTGGCCGCCAGCCCAGACCTGCAGGTGCTGAAACTCCAGCAGGCAGTACAAAAAGCAGCACCACAtggtggagaggggaggttaCTGCACAAGGCCAGGGAACAGAGGGAcaagaggaacagacag GTGGGAAACGGAAACGGAAAAACTGAATCATCTAGTCGGGCACTTTCAAGGACAGCCCCTGTAGTGAAGCCCCTGTCCAGTGACAGCCTGGTGGCTCCCTCAGATGGTTTGGATCAAGATCTGTCACAATTAACCGCCAATCTGAGCCTTACCCCAAAACAGTCTGCCATTGAGATTTCCACTAACAG GGGTTTCCCCCGTGTCCCCAGCAGGGGTCAGATCAGCCGGGACTACGAACAGGAGTTCCCCTCTGTGGAGGTTGGCCCCCGACAGGCCCTGAGGCGACCTGAGACTCAGGAGCGGGGCCAGGCCAGGACCAGCCTGAGTGCTGTGAGGCTCCACAGCCAG GATGttgacagtgatgaggagtgGGAGAGGTTGATCCAGCAGACCTCCGTTTCCAGCGGCCAAACCATACAAATCATACCTCGATTGAAAGAGAAGTTGCTGACATCCAAAACCCTG CTATTGGATGGTATCCTGGAGGGGGCATGTCAGATCCGTCAGCCACTGAAGGTCCTGTCCAACCTGATCTTGACCTCCGACTCAGAGGACTCCCATCGACTTAGACAGGAAGTTGGACTACCTAATTTCCTGTTCAACCTAGTCCAGGATATTGTGGAGAATCCAGTGGTCGTTAAG CAACCATGGAGTGTGACAGTACTGGGGGAAGTTATTGTTCTACTCTTGAACTATTGGGAGAAGCACCGTGACTGGCAACAAGCAGAGAACAG ACTGGAAGATTACGCCATGCCCTTTTTCAAGATTCTTCTTCGGCCTGACCCTAACCCATTGGCA CCTCTGGCTGCAGCCATTCTGGCCATATTCAGCCAGTGTGGAGTCTCTGTGGTTGTTAGCATGGACAGGATCACTACCCAGCTCAACAAGCTTCTCTCAGACTCCGATGAG CATGAAAGTCCTCCACACTCTGCTTCTTTGGATCCAAGCATTCTGCGCCTCCTGTGGGTGAAAGTTGGTACTTCACTGGAGAAAACATCAGCCAGAACAAAGTTCTGCTCCTCAAATG GACTGTATGTGTTCCTGTCCCTCGCCCTTTTTGTCCTTACCAGGGACCCGTACTGCTGTGTTCCCCTGTTCTCAGACAGCGACACAAACTGCATACTCACCCTGGGCCACCTGCTCACCACTGATTG TGTTTCCAGGCCGTCTGACGAGACTCACGGCCAGCTTTGGGGTTGTGACTCCAGTGTGAACAGCCTATCGGTGTTGAGCTGCCACCTGCTGTGTTTCCCCTTTGCCCTGGACCTGTCCTCAGAGACCATGGACAGACTACTCCAGCTGTACCACAGCGCTGGCATTGTCTCTGGCCTGCTGCAG GTTATCCAGTccgttcctccatctctcctggaactgcctctctctctgctatgtCGCCTACTGCTGTGTGACCCCGGCCGCTCTGTCCCCTGCTTCACAGCCGCCGCCAGGGCCCAAGGCTTCTTCTCTCAACCCAGCAGTGACCCCAAGGAGGATAGAAGAGACCAGGCCCCAGCCTCCAGGGTCAGGGACCAGGCTGGGCACCCAGTGTCTGTATCTAGGACTGCCAGCTCCCTTCTCTCTGACCTGCTAAAGCCTGAAAGTGAAGCCCTGTGGGGGTCGGCCGTAGAGCTCTTCACCCTACTATCCCAGGTTGCCCGCTGCTCCCCCAGGTCCCGACCCTCCACCCCTCATATCTACCTGGATCCTGCTCCCCTGCACCAGGCCCTGGCTCACCCAGACGACAGGGTCAGAGCTGCTGCCTGTAGCCTGCTAGGTAACCTGGACCCGTTTACACCTCATACTCCTCCCTCCACCAGTGACCCACAATGGACCCGGCTGCAACCCGCCATCCTCAGAGACATAATTGGCTGTCTCCACGACCCCTCCACGTCTGTACGGAGGATGGCCTGCAAGGCCGTGGGCAATTGGCTGGGGCTTATTGGAAAGGCAGAGTTTAGAACACGGCGAGCCaatgtgagagagaacagtagtgCCCCTATTACTGCCCGGGACAGGAAGAAGGGCAAGTCAGACAAGACTGTGTCCTCCCAGTCCCTGGTAGGAGACGGAGGAGACTCATCCACAACActcaaacagcaagtagcagACCAGGGGGGTGGGCGTGGATGGGTCGCGGAAGCCAATTGGGCAACAACTGAGCTACTCTCCCTCATAGCGGACCCTGATGCCCTGACGCGCCGCCACTGCTGCGCTGCCCTGGGCAACATGGCTGCTGTGGAAGGGGGTGTGGCCTCACTGCTGGAGGGAGACGTGCCCCTTCTCCTCCTACAGGCCGCCTGTACCGACTCCCAGCATACAGTCCAACAAGCGGCTGTCGCTACCCTGAGCTTATACAGCCAACAGGATGCACTACGACAG GCTCTGCTGTCCCTTGATGCACGTGAGAAACTTCGTCAGGCTTCACAGCATGTCGCACCTCCACAGTGTGACTACTGTCAGATCATCAAGCTGCTATGA